A genome region from Ferrimicrobium sp. includes the following:
- a CDS encoding DNA/RNA helicase domain-containing protein has protein sequence MIPQQSLRASVRQVFRKTAGLDETMVLSATEVGEAEHPYDLLIVDEAHRLSQRANQSSAQANRRFGAINERLFGADDDGYTQLDWVRAQSRHQVLMIDPSQSVRPADLPSELQAELVQTASATGRYRRLLSQMRVGAGDGYVGYVRAMLSHEPPTPRTFADYEFLLFENLGELYERIVWREGEVGLARLVAGYAWEWRSKRDPAAFDIELDGCQLRWNSSETDWIARKESVAEVGSIHTVQGYDLNYAGVIIGPDLCYDETSRRFVLDRKNYFDRKGKENNPRRGLTYSDDDVLGLVLNVYAVLLTRGMKGTFVYARDPGLRRYLQHYIPSSPQRRPEPGY, from the coding sequence GTGATCCCCCAGCAGTCGCTGCGCGCCTCGGTGCGACAGGTCTTTCGCAAGACGGCGGGGCTCGATGAGACGATGGTGTTGAGCGCCACTGAGGTTGGAGAGGCTGAGCATCCCTATGATCTTTTGATCGTCGATGAGGCGCACAGGCTCAGCCAGCGAGCCAATCAGTCCAGCGCACAGGCCAATCGTCGATTTGGTGCCATCAATGAGCGACTCTTTGGTGCTGACGATGATGGCTACACCCAGCTTGACTGGGTTCGGGCCCAGAGTCGGCACCAGGTCCTCATGATTGATCCGTCACAGAGTGTACGCCCTGCTGATCTCCCTTCGGAGCTCCAGGCTGAACTCGTGCAAACTGCAAGTGCCACCGGCAGATATCGCAGGCTCCTCTCTCAGATGAGGGTTGGCGCTGGTGATGGTTATGTGGGTTACGTGCGTGCCATGTTGAGTCATGAACCACCTACTCCTCGGACCTTTGCTGATTATGAGTTCCTCCTGTTCGAGAATCTCGGTGAGCTCTATGAGCGTATCGTGTGGCGAGAAGGTGAAGTGGGGCTCGCTCGCCTGGTGGCGGGGTATGCGTGGGAGTGGCGGAGCAAACGCGATCCAGCGGCGTTTGACATCGAGCTCGACGGTTGCCAGTTGCGGTGGAATTCGAGCGAGACTGACTGGATTGCGAGGAAGGAGTCAGTGGCGGAGGTCGGTTCGATCCATACCGTCCAGGGATATGACTTGAACTATGCCGGAGTCATTATCGGTCCGGACCTGTGCTATGACGAGACGAGTAGACGGTTCGTCCTCGATCGCAAGAATTATTTCGATCGCAAGGGCAAGGAGAACAATCCTCGCCGTGGCCTGACCTACAGCGACGATGACGTGTTGGGACTCGTGTTGAACGTCTATGCGGTGTTATTGACCCGTGGCATGAAGGGTACGTTCGTCTATGCCCGCGATCCGGGCCTTCGTCGTTATTTACAGCACTACATTCCGAGCTCACCGCAGAGGCGACCAGAGCCAGGTTATTAG